From Acetonema longum DSM 6540:
CTTGGCGCCACGGGGACTGATCCGGCCGGAAATCCGCAGATCGCAGCCGACCAGTCTGTTCGCCACCGCCGCAACGGTAGTGCCGCCTTTGAGTAAAACTCTGCCGGCGCGCAGCGCCTGTTCCACTTCCGGCAATTGCGCAATCCCTTCCGCAATCAGCGCCTTTGCTTCCGGGACGGTCAGAGTGACCTGGGCCTTCATTACTTCACCCCGCCGCCGGTTTGCAAGTGGGATAGAGAACCGTACAGCTTCTGCAACAGCGCAAACTCAGCCGCGTCATAAAACTGGCATTGACCGTTGGTATAGGCTTTTGCTACCTCCAGACAGAAGCGCACGGCCATTTCCACGTCCACCAGGTGGGTGGCGCCAGTGGCGCAACCAGGCACGGGAGTTTCAGTAGTGATCGCCACGCCTACTGTCGGCGCGCTGGTGGCGACGGAGGGCTGCAAAATGCTGTTGAGATGAAATACACCGTTCCCGTAGGGAGTAATGTCTTGAGTGGTAATGGCAAAGACCGCCGGCAGACGGCCGGTCGTGATTTGCATGAGGTCCAGCAGGTCCTCGCTGACCCTGAGGATGTAACCATCTTTGACGGTTGGCGAGATAGCAAAGCCGCGAGTATTGATGATTCTGTTCCCTTTGGTGGTATCGACTGCCAGGACAGCATCCATGTCGGCATCAATTTCATATTCGTTGGTTGTATGGAATTCTACCGGGGAATCCATGAACGGCACGGGATGATGCGGCCGGGTCGGCGCGCAGGGGCAGATATGGGTGGCGATGATGATATCCCCGTTCAGCCGGTCGCCTCTCTGCGCCATCAGACCCAGCTTCATCGCTGCCGCTACGACAGCAAGAGCACCGTCTCCATCCGAAACAAAGCCGATGCGCTCCGGACGGGCGCCAAGTCCGCCCAGGCGGCCCACCAAGCCCAAAGTAGGGGCAGTGCCGCCGGCTTGTTTGCCGTTTTTACCGGGAATCCGGATTTTTATGAAATCGGTCGTTCCCTTTGGCCCTTTTACAGTAATGCTGGCAGCATCCTGTATGCCGGCAGTCCGGGCCAATGCCACAATGTCCTTGCCGCTGACCGATTCACAGTCCATTCGTTCATAAACATCAAGTACCTGTTTTAGCGCCATTGTCAGGCTCCTTTCTCCTCAATTGCAAGCAGCTTTACGCCGGGAATACATATGGGATCAGCGAACGGCCTACGGCCTGTTCCGCTGCCAGGAACAAGGCCGGATCACGCATGCCTGCGCCCAACAGCAGCTTATCCCGGTGCACCCGCAGCACGGCGACCTGTTGGCCGGCTTCTATATCGGCCGTGGGCAGAGGTCTACCGGTCCGGGCGTCAAGGGTTGCGATCAGATCGGGGAAGGTCCCCAGCCTCTCGCCATCAATCTCTGCTGTCATATATTCATTCCAAAAGGTCATTTCCAGCTTTTCTTTCCCGCCCTCAACAGTGACCCGTCCCACATCAAAGCCGCCGCGAGTCTCCAGGGTGATGTCCGCAATCCGGCCCCAGGCGATGATTTGTCCCTGCAAGTATTCCGCCGCCGCTTCGGCTGCCGCCGTATTTTTCTCTTTGGCCGCCTGCATGGCCTGCCCCAGTTCAATACACTGGCTGATGGCGCCGACCGCGGCATTGTGCTTGGCATATCCCGCTGTTACCGGGTTGCGGGCAACCGCAACCAAACCGCCGGCCTGGACCGATGCGGTCCTGACCATGGCAGCGGCGCTCTCTAACGAGCCGCTTACGGCGACTTCAACATAGCGCCCCCTGGCCGGATCGCCGCCTACCGCGATTTGCTGTGATACATAGCCTTTATCCCGGTGCAGTCCGATGGAACCCATAATGCCGGTGGGATGCGCCCGCCCGTTACAGGAAGCGTCCAGCAGCGGCAGCTGGAGGACGGCTGCCTGCAGCCAGCCGTTAACCGTTGCGTTGCCGCCGCATTCATTGGTAATGATCCCTTCCGGCTCCAGGCCGAATCGCTGCCGGAACAGTTCTACCGTTCGGATATAGTAGGCCGGACGGATATATCTCTCCTTAGCTGCCGGTGCCCCTACAGCCGAAACGGTCAGAATGATCCGGTCATCATCCAGAGCAGCCAAAGGGGTCAAGGCGATATCTCCCATCCGCAAAGCCAGAAGAGCCGATTCCAACCCGGTTTGCAGCGCTCCGCCGCCTCCTCCGCCCAGCACGGCGCCGCCGAATACAGCTGCTTCGGCCTGTTTCTCCGTCAGTTTAACGTCCTTAGTCTTCATCGTATCATCTCCATTTCGCCTTGAAAGCCGAGCTGAAGAAGCCATACAGCGCGTCGCCGGCGATACATCCGGCCGCGACGATGGTAGCCGATGTCATGGCTTCTTTGCCCTTGTATTTTTCAATGTACAGTCTGACCGCCAAACCAGCCACCACCGTAAAGCCGGCAGCTGGATTCAGAATCAGCAAACCGGTGGCCATCAGCACACCCATCTGCCGCCGCGAGCCGCCCACTGCCTGCAGGATAGCGCCTGGAATCGCCCACAGCAGCAAATTGCTAATGATAGACGGGTCTACGCCGGCCTCGATGGTAGCGGCAAACACCCTGTCAACCGGAGGAAGCATGTTTTGACTGAAATATACGTTGTGGAACGCCGCCACGGTAATCCAGGCAACGGCCAGGCCTACCATACCCGAAAGCAGCTGTTGTTTTCGTCCGTCCCGCTCGAATGAGTGGTTAGCGCCTTTGCCGCGCAGAATCCATCCGGCTTTTAAGTCATAACCCGCATCAGCAAAAGCAGGACCGCCGCTGGCGACAAAACCCACCAGCAAGGCCAGCGCTGCCGGGGGGAACCCGATCAAAATACCCAGGACCAGAAAGATCAGCGAAGTGGCAAAGGCCGGAAACCAACCGGAGTGCATCGCCGCCAGGCCGACAATAAACTCCGCCAGCACGCAGGCCAGCGCGGAAAAGATCACCCATAGGATCAGTTGACCGGAAGGCATGTCGGTATAGATCCCGGAAATAATCGCCAGTATGAATCCGGCTGCAATATAGCAGCTGATGCCGCGCAGCAAGCCGGTCCGCACTTCCCCGTCGCTGCGGGTGTATTCGCGGGTGGTCTCTTCGGTCTGTCCGTCCGCTTTTCTCTTTTTGAACATAACCATCATGATCTGAATGCCGGCTACCAAGCCGGCGCCAATCATAAACCCATGGGGGATGTACAGTTTGTTAATGTCGATGCCGAACAGTTGTACCGAGTAGCCACGCAGCAGCAGGCCGGCGGCAAACATCAGCATAGCCCACTTATTGCTGATCATGGTAATCCCTAATGCCGACATGGGAATGCCGAAATACGAACCGGCAACGCCGCCGCCGACTCCCCAGAATAGCAGTTGAGCCCGCTGGCCGCCTTCATCGCCGGCATAAATCGCTTCCGCCGCCGCCACGCCGGGAGGCCAGGCGGCGCTGCCAGGGAAAGCCCTGGAGTCAAAAATCCAGTAAAGCATCAACAAGTCGATCAGCATGCCCATGGTCGCGCCAATCAGCATAGGAATAACAAGATCAGACCGTCCCAGCAGATAAGGAATGCCGATGGGCAGCAACAGAGAGTTCGCCGCGCCAAAGGTAGCACTGGAAATGGTCGACTGTACTAGGTTCTGGCGCTGAATATCACGGAATTTGCTAAACATCGCGAGAGGAATGCGGGAAATCATGAGGGCGACCAGCACACCGATAATAGCCGTATTCGGAGTTACGCCCAATGAAGCGATGATTTGCAAACCGATAATCGCACCGAAGAATGAGAGGACAATGTTGACGATGAGGACCGTCGGTTCAAACGCACTGGGATGTTTTTTGGCCTGGTAGTCTGGATTTGCCATTTTAAACCTCCTTTTACTTGACTCAATTGGCGTAAAGGACTTGCTTGGCCACAGTTCCCCCCGCTTCTACCGCATCAATAATCGGTATACGAATGCTGCTTCTCAGTACCGGAGCCAGCCCGATCGTTGTAAAGCCGGTACAGGCAAAAACAATCACATCCGCTTGTTCCGCCAGCTTTTTCGCGGCGGCAAGGGCTGCCTGCCGTCCGGCCGGAGTCAGCAAATCCGTTGTATTGGCTACATTTTCAGGTGAAATATGGGCTGTCAGCCGGTCCCCTAAGAGCCTTGCCATCCTGGGCGGTGTCGGGCCATTGAGATTCAGGACTCCTATCCGGCAGCCGACAGCCAGTGAAACCGCAGCCCCAGATGATCCCGCGCCCAGGACGGGAATCGAAACAGTTTTCCGGCACTCAGCAACGCCGGGATCGGCGGCGCAGCTGACAAAAATGGCTTTAGCACCCTCTGCCTCCGCCTGCCGGGCCACAGTGACGATCTTGGGCACTGCCCGGGCTTCTGATGCATCATCATGAATGCCAAAAGGCTGATCCGGAATACAATACGTGACCGTTCTCAGCCCAAAGCGAGTCTGGAGCAGCCGGCTGTGTGAAGAAAGCAGTTCCGGATCAGCAGTCGAAAAGACGCGGACCACTGCAAGCATTTTGTTTACACCTCCCAAATTTAACGAAAATACCTTTAATACCTGTAATGTATTATTCCACACAATGAACAATTATCTCTTTGTACGTGACGACAAAAAATAAGCAACAGTTATTGTGCTGTTTGCACAATAACTGTTGCTTAACAGGAATTAGCGGTATGCCTCTCACTTCTGCAAAAGATTACGCGCCTTTAACGCCATCCATAATGTAAAGCGGTAATCCGGATTATCCCAGTCGCGCCCCAGCAATTCTTGCAGCCTTTCCAGCCGATAACGCAAGGTATTGCGATGAATGAACAATTTTTCAGCCGCTGCTACAACATTGCCCTGGCACTCCAGGTAGATCTCCAGAGTTTCTAATAGATCCTGCCGGTTTTTAATATCCGGCCTGTCAATTCCTCCGAGGGTCCCCCGATAAAAAATTTCCAACTGTTTGCGGTCACCGCTTAGCAGGTTATAAATCTCCATGTCATCCCAAAAGACGGTCCTGCCTCTTCCATACAATTTCCGTACAATCCGGATCATATCCCGCACATGATGGTAATTTCCCGAAAAATCCAAGATGTCAGAGCCCAGACGGCTGATGCCGATGGTAAGGGTTATCTCTGACCAGCGCTGCCTCACTCGCCCCTGGATCCCATCCGCGAAAGCGGCCAGCCGCTTTCGCCAGTCGCATGAGCCTTTCTGTCCGACGGACAAAATGATGACCACACTGTCGCTGCGGCTTACGATCATCGTCCGCCTCTGCCAAACGGCGGCAGCCTGTTCAACCAGCCGCAGCAATTCCCCCTTCATTTGCCTTGCCATGCACTCGGACTTCTGCTGCTTTGCCAGCACACCGGTAAAGCCGTCAATGTCAGCGACCATAATATAATACGGTTCATCAAGGCGCAGACCCATCGCTTCCCCCCGGGTTATGGCCATTTCCCGGTTTGGAATCGCTCCGGCAATCAGATCTTCCAAAAAGTCCCGATTGGTACTATGCCTCGCTTCACGCACAGCTTCTTCCCGCGCCAGCTGCAAGGCAGCTACCGTCACGGCATGCTCCACAGCGACATTTTGCATATCTGTCAGCATATCGGGTTCCGCCGGACGCACCACCAGGATATAGCCGTACCGCCGGGTTTGCACATCAACCGGAAAAACATCGCAGCAGATTCCTGCAGTTTGTACATAATAGGAATCCGGCTGCTTCTTCAGCTTGACGGAAATCCCGGCGCCCCAGGCTTCTGAAGTCGCATCGGACGCCGCAATCAGCTTAAAACTATCATCGGCCATCATCACCGGCCGCTCCAGCAGTTGAGCCAGCTCTACCGCCACCGGCGGCAAGCCGTGCTGTTCAAGGGCCAATTGGGTCAAACGGCGGTGCACCTTCTCTGAGTAGGCCAGTTTCTCCGCCTGGCGATTCACAATCGCTGTCATCACCGGGTGAGTGATATCCAGAAACGATACTCCATCCGGAACATCCAGCAAAGGAATAGCGAGTTCGTCCGCCAGTTTCATCATTTCGGGCGGCGGACTGCCGACGAAGCGGCCAAACTTTACCGCCAGGGCGGCCGAGCCGGAGCGAGCCATCGCCCGCAATATGTTAAGCTGTTCTTCCGGATCATTGCGCACAGCGTAACAGGTGGTGACCAGCAGCTCATGTTCCCGCAGCCACAATGAGGCATCCGGCACTTCCAAAATATCGACGCAGCCAATCTTTCGATCCAGACCATCCTTGCCGCCAATCAGCCTGCTATGCTGCAATCCCCCGATCAATAAAGCATCCCTCACCGTAATCGACATAGCATCCGCCTTCCGTCTGTAGGATATTTACTGGATATAGTTTGCCATTGACGGGCTGAATCCTGCCGGGACTCACTGAGACGGTCCTCCTTATCATCTCTAACGGCGAAATCCGAAACTGTAACTCCTAAAGTCATTCTGTGAGTTTTGCTCTTTTCCCAAGCTGATTTATTGGGTATAATAAACGCATAGGAGGTGGCATCATGACCCTCTCAGAAAAGCTGTTAAAGGACTTTGAACAATTGTCCGAAAATAAAAAACATCAGGTGATTGATTTTGTGGAATTTCTTAATAGTAAACAACAAAATGAATTGACTACTGCCATGGATGATATTATTAGCGAAAACAAAGAGGCACTGCTGGAGCTGGCGAAATAATGCGCCTCCTGACCGTTCCCGATATTATTCTACTGCATCAAAAGCTGATAGAACAAACCGGCGGCAGTCATGGCATTCGTGACATTAGTTTAATTGAAAGCGCAATAAACCGCCCCTTGGCCACTTTTGACGGACAAGACTTATACCCGTCAGAAAACGCCAAAATTGCGGCTGTTACTTATAGCTTGGTAAATAACCATGCCTTTGTTGACGGCAATAAGCGAGTAGGCGTAGCCGCCATGTTGCTCTTGCTGCGTATCAATGGCTACCGCTTGCCCTATACGCAACAAGAGCTAGTCGCTCTAGGCCTGTCGCTAGCAAATGGCTCGGCTGCTGAAAAAGATATACTAATTTGGATAGAGAATCATAAAAAATGATAGTACATATACTGTTGAACCCTGTCAAATTATCAAATTTGGCAGGGTTCGGGTTTTCATTGCAAAAGATAATCTTTAAGCAATCTTATGAAAAACTATGTTATCCTTGTGTTTTTCCTATCTATTGAACGGGGAACGCCGCAGTATTATTTACAAAACTCAAGATGACGAATGTTCATAAAGGAGCTATCTGAAAATGTCAGACAGATATTTTTCTCAATCAGGGTCAATTAATCCCCAGGCGTCAAAGGAAATAGAAACAAGTCGGTTGGCACACTTAATCTATGAGCATGCTCCGCATGACGGCACCTTTAGTCAGTGCATTTCCGGCCTGCATATCAATCGTCATTCCCGAAAGGATACGAATTGGGTGAAAGCTTTTTATCTGCCCTCTGTATTAATTGTTGCGCAGGGAGTAAAGGCCTTCATGCTGGGGCAGGATATTTTTCAAGTTGATAGGTCATGTATGCTCATGTTTCCTGTGCCCTACCGATCGCTTTTCAAATCACGCAAGCCAGCTCCCTCGAACCGTTCCTTGGCGTAGGACTAACTCTCAACCCGGAAAAGATCGCGGAGTTTGTTCCCAAAGTTTATCCACGAGGTCTGCCCTCTGCGAAAGCGCAGAGCGTGGATTATATGGCTGACGCCGATGCAGGGATTATCAATGCAGTGGCGAGACTGATGGAGTGCCAGGACAATATCGACGATACGGAATTACTTGCCCCAATTGTAAAGGATGAGATTTTGATGCGGCTCCTGCGCAGCCCGATCGGTGTCCATATTGCCGAAATGGGTTTTGTAGACTCAAGCGTGCAGCATATTACAAAGGCGACTGGTTGCGTGATAATTTTTCTCAGCCGATGAAGGTTGCGGATCTGGCAAGGCTTGCCCATATGAGTGTTTCTGTTTTTCACGGACATTTTAAGGCGGTTACTTCCATGAGTCCGTTACAATACCAAAAAGCACTGCGCCTTCAGAAAGCCAGGCACCTGATGTTGTCCCGGCAAATGGATGCACTAACCGCATGTCAGTTGGTTGGGTATATAAGGGGAGACAGTGCATTCAAAAATCATCCAAGGAACTGGGCTCAGTATAGATGCGACGCATGTATCAGCCAATACGGTAAAAAAAGTACCGGAACGGATCATGAAACATCCGGCTCAGAAGCTATTTCGCGCCATGAGGGAAGAAAAAGGAATTACCCCAGAAACGTGGGGACAGATGTTATTTCGAAACAAAGTGCCTGCCCCCGTGTTTCCATTATTCTGTATATGCGACAGCACTTATTTCAATTAATTGTGTCGGAAAAGCAAAATACGGCACTCCTACAAGAGTTCCCGCTGGCCGGTGCTTCCCTAAGTATCCCTTGAACAGTCTAATGACGGAATCCGAATGCCTCCCGGCATCTGCCAGATAAATTTCCACATAAGCGAGATTGGATTTCGTGACACCAAACTCCGCTAATACATGGTCAAGATTTTTAAGTGTCTGGCGAGTTTGCGTTTCAATGTCACCTTCGCCAATAAATGCGCCCTCTGAATCATGGGAAAATTGCCCGGAAACATAAATTGTGCCATTCACTCTGTAAGCTTGGGAAATGCCATGATCCCAAAGATTATGATTATAAGTCTTAATATTAGTCATTTTCTCTCTCCTTTACTTTAAGGTAAATTTAGTATAACAAGACAGCAAATAAAAATACAGTACGAACTTTATTGATAGGTACTATCAGAAAGGATAGTGTTAATTATGGGAATGGTTGCATATAAGGGGAAAGTAAAAAATATCCAAGATACACCTTTTGGATACACCTTGTCAGTGATTGGCGGTAAATGGAAGATGGTTATTATATACCTTTTGGCAGAAAATCAGCCAGTCCGCTTTAATGACCTAAAAAGACAAATTGGCTCGATTACCTTTAAGATATTGAGTTCACAATTGAAAGAACTGGAATCAGATGGTTTGATAGAACGAAAAGAGTATCCTCAAATTCCTCCTAAAGTTGAGTACCGTTTGACAGCTAAAGCAGAAACACTCTTGCCTGTTTTGGAAGGGTTATGCGAATGGGGAGCAAGGAATCAAATTAAATAAGCTGCCCTGCCAGGCGGATTTATGTACTCCGAGCCAAGGGAGACAGGTTCATTATTCTTATCGATACATTTTTGATGAATATTGTTTTTGATTTGAGACAAACAATCTGCTCCTATATCGACCAGGCAGATTGCCGGATTGACGGGTATTAGTCAAAGTGTGGTTGCACAGCCGTGACAAGAGAACCGTCCCCTTGAGTCTCACTAAATGATACACACGATTCTAAAAATCCATAATTTCTGGTTTATAGTCGTCAGGCAATTCTTCTTCGTCTATAAACTTGAAATTATCATCATTCAGTATTGGTATAAATATTTCGTATGGAATCATAGAAAACTCACAGGCATAATTACTGGCTCCGAACCACATACC
This genomic window contains:
- a CDS encoding type II toxin-antitoxin system death-on-curing family toxin, giving the protein MRLLTVPDIILLHQKLIEQTGGSHGIRDISLIESAINRPLATFDGQDLYPSENAKIAAVTYSLVNNHAFVDGNKRVGVAAMLLLLRINGYRLPYTQQELVALGLSLANGSAAEKDILIWIENHKK
- a CDS encoding aspartate/glutamate racemase family protein; translated protein: MLAVVRVFSTADPELLSSHSRLLQTRFGLRTVTYCIPDQPFGIHDDASEARAVPKIVTVARQAEAEGAKAIFVSCAADPGVAECRKTVSIPVLGAGSSGAAVSLAVGCRIGVLNLNGPTPPRMARLLGDRLTAHISPENVANTTDLLTPAGRQAALAAAKKLAEQADVIVFACTGFTTIGLAPVLRSSIRIPIIDAVEAGGTVAKQVLYAN
- a CDS encoding DUF917 domain-containing protein, with protein sequence MKTKDVKLTEKQAEAAVFGGAVLGGGGGGALQTGLESALLALRMGDIALTPLAALDDDRIILTVSAVGAPAAKERYIRPAYYIRTVELFRQRFGLEPEGIITNECGGNATVNGWLQAAVLQLPLLDASCNGRAHPTGIMGSIGLHRDKGYVSQQIAVGGDPARGRYVEVAVSGSLESAAAMVRTASVQAGGLVAVARNPVTAGYAKHNAAVGAISQCIELGQAMQAAKEKNTAAAEAAAEYLQGQIIAWGRIADITLETRGGFDVGRVTVEGGKEKLEMTFWNEYMTAEIDGERLGTFPDLIATLDARTGRPLPTADIEAGQQVAVLRVHRDKLLLGAGMRDPALFLAAEQAVGRSLIPYVFPA
- a CDS encoding winged helix-turn-helix transcriptional regulator; the protein is MGMVAYKGKVKNIQDTPFGYTLSVIGGKWKMVIIYLLAENQPVRFNDLKRQIGSITFKILSSQLKELESDGLIERKEYPQIPPKVEYRLTAKAETLLPVLEGLCEWGARNQIK
- a CDS encoding RidA family protein, giving the protein MTNIKTYNHNLWDHGISQAYRVNGTIYVSGQFSHDSEGAFIGEGDIETQTRQTLKNLDHVLAEFGVTKSNLAYVEIYLADAGRHSDSVIRLFKGYLGKHRPAGTLVGVPYFAFPTQLIEISAVAYTE
- a CDS encoding DUF2281 domain-containing protein is translated as MTLSEKLLKDFEQLSENKKHQVIDFVEFLNSKQQNELTTAMDDIISENKEALLELAK
- a CDS encoding OPT/YSL family transporter, whose product is MANPDYQAKKHPSAFEPTVLIVNIVLSFFGAIIGLQIIASLGVTPNTAIIGVLVALMISRIPLAMFSKFRDIQRQNLVQSTISSATFGAANSLLLPIGIPYLLGRSDLVIPMLIGATMGMLIDLLMLYWIFDSRAFPGSAAWPPGVAAAEAIYAGDEGGQRAQLLFWGVGGGVAGSYFGIPMSALGITMISNKWAMLMFAAGLLLRGYSVQLFGIDINKLYIPHGFMIGAGLVAGIQIMMVMFKKRKADGQTEETTREYTRSDGEVRTGLLRGISCYIAAGFILAIISGIYTDMPSGQLILWVIFSALACVLAEFIVGLAAMHSGWFPAFATSLIFLVLGILIGFPPAALALLVGFVASGGPAFADAGYDLKAGWILRGKGANHSFERDGRKQQLLSGMVGLAVAWITVAAFHNVYFSQNMLPPVDRVFAATIEAGVDPSIISNLLLWAIPGAILQAVGGSRRQMGVLMATGLLILNPAAGFTVVAGLAVRLYIEKYKGKEAMTSATIVAAGCIAGDALYGFFSSAFKAKWR
- a CDS encoding PucR family transcriptional regulator is translated as MSITVRDALLIGGLQHSRLIGGKDGLDRKIGCVDILEVPDASLWLREHELLVTTCYAVRNDPEEQLNILRAMARSGSAALAVKFGRFVGSPPPEMMKLADELAIPLLDVPDGVSFLDITHPVMTAIVNRQAEKLAYSEKVHRRLTQLALEQHGLPPVAVELAQLLERPVMMADDSFKLIAASDATSEAWGAGISVKLKKQPDSYYVQTAGICCDVFPVDVQTRRYGYILVVRPAEPDMLTDMQNVAVEHAVTVAALQLAREEAVREARHSTNRDFLEDLIAGAIPNREMAITRGEAMGLRLDEPYYIMVADIDGFTGVLAKQQKSECMARQMKGELLRLVEQAAAVWQRRTMIVSRSDSVVIILSVGQKGSCDWRKRLAAFADGIQGRVRQRWSEITLTIGISRLGSDILDFSGNYHHVRDMIRIVRKLYGRGRTVFWDDMEIYNLLSGDRKQLEIFYRGTLGGIDRPDIKNRQDLLETLEIYLECQGNVVAAAEKLFIHRNTLRYRLERLQELLGRDWDNPDYRFTLWMALKARNLLQK
- a CDS encoding DUF1177 domain-containing protein, whose protein sequence is MALKQVLDVYERMDCESVSGKDIVALARTAGIQDAASITVKGPKGTTDFIKIRIPGKNGKQAGGTAPTLGLVGRLGGLGARPERIGFVSDGDGALAVVAAAMKLGLMAQRGDRLNGDIIIATHICPCAPTRPHHPVPFMDSPVEFHTTNEYEIDADMDAVLAVDTTKGNRIINTRGFAISPTVKDGYILRVSEDLLDLMQITTGRLPAVFAITTQDITPYGNGVFHLNSILQPSVATSAPTVGVAITTETPVPGCATGATHLVDVEMAVRFCLEVAKAYTNGQCQFYDAAEFALLQKLYGSLSHLQTGGGVK